Proteins encoded in a region of the Micropterus dolomieu isolate WLL.071019.BEF.003 ecotype Adirondacks linkage group LG07, ASM2129224v1, whole genome shotgun sequence genome:
- the LOC123973631 gene encoding C-X-C chemokine receptor type 2, with protein sequence MSPFTMDFGLAYDELNFTYNDSGFTLNPDTQPCHFSIPDAVTFAVSAFYILIFLLAIPGNLVVAVVISLSKQSLSPSDLYLLHLAVADLILATTLPFWATSVTQGWVFGDAMCKIMTILQELSFYSSILFLTCISMDRYMVIVRAMETRRANRQLASLGVCAAVWAVGALLSLPGLFTSARPSHSSSQTVCTDAYDPKTANNWRLGTRILRHTLGFLIPLAIMLPCYGVTIRRLLNIRGGFQRQRAMRVIVFVVVAFLLCWTPYHIAVMADTFFRLNIVPYRCPARMAVDQAMFTTQSLGLLHSCVNPVLYAFVGEKFRRRLFQILKKMGILKRTSIARSSRSSLSSEITSTFM encoded by the coding sequence ATGTCTCCTTTTACCATGGACTTTGGACTTGCATATGATGAACTCAACTTTACTTATAACGACTCAGGGTTCACCCTAAACCCCGATACGCAGCCATGCCACTTCTCCATCCCAGATGCGGTGACCTTTGCTGTCAGTGCGTTTTACATCCTCATCTTTCTGCTGGCCATTCCTGGAAATCTGGTCGTGGCAGTGGTGATTTCCCTTTCCAAGCAGTCGCTGTCTCCCTCTGACCTCTATCTCCTCCACCTGGCAGTGGCCGACCTCATTCTGGCCACCACTCTCCCATTCTGGGCCACCTCTGTTACGCAGGGTTGGGTGTTTGGAGACGCCATGTGCAAAATCATGACCATCCTCCAAGAGCTGAGCTTCTACTCGAGCATTCTCTTCCTGACTTGCATCAGCATGGACCGTTACATGGTGATTGTGCGAGCTATGGAGACTCGCAGGGCTAACCGGCAGCTAGCCAGCTTGGGagtttgtgctgctgtctgGGCTGTTGGAGCGCTTCTGTCTCTGCCGGGGCTGTTCACTTCTGCTAGACCTTCTCATTCCTCcagtcagactgtgtgtacagaTGCATATGATCCCAAAACAGCTAACAATTGGAGGCTGGGCACCAGAATTCTCCGCCACACTTTGGGTTTTCTTATCCCCTTGGCCATCATGCTGCCCTGTTACGGAGTAACCATCCGCCGCCTCCTTAACATCCGTGGGGGGTTTCAGCGGCAACGAGCCATGAGAGTGATTGTGTTCGTGGTTGTTGCCTTCCTGCTTTGTTGGACACCGTACCACATTGCGGTGATGGCAGACACATTTTTCAGGTTGAACATAGTGCCGTACCGGTGCCCAGCAAGGATGGCAGTGGATCAGGCCATGTTCACCACCCAGAGTCTGGGCCTGCTTCACAGTTGTGTCAACCCAGTCCTGTATGCTTTTGTGGGAGAGAAGTTCAGGAGGAGGCTGTTTCAGATCCTGAAGAAGATGGGCATCTTGAAGAGAACATCAATAGCAAGAAGCAGCAGGTCTTCGCTGTCATCAGAAATCACATCCACGTTCATGTGA